Proteins encoded in a region of the Perognathus longimembris pacificus isolate PPM17 chromosome 11, ASM2315922v1, whole genome shotgun sequence genome:
- the LOC125359453 gene encoding 60S ribosomal protein L31-like, producing the protein MAPTKKGGEKKGHSAINEVVIREYTINIQKRIHGVGFKKPAPCALKEIWKLAMKEMGTPDAPIDTRLNKAVWAKGIGNVPYRIRVRLSRKRNEDGDSPNKLYTLVTYVPVTTFKNLQSVNVDEN; encoded by the coding sequence ATGGCTCCCACAAAGAAGGGTGGTGAGAAGAAGGGCCATTCTGCCATCAACGAGGTGGTGATCCGAGAATACACCATCAACATTCAAAAGCGCATCCATGGAGTAGGCTTTAAGAAGCCGGCCCCTTGTGCACTCAAAGAGATCTGGAAGCTCGCCATGAAGGAGATGGGGACTCCAGATGCGCCCATCGATACCAGGCTCAACAAAGCCGTCTGGGCCAAAGGAATAGGGAATGTCCCCTATCGGATCCGTGTGCGCTTGTCCAGGAAACGCAATGAGGATGGAGACTCACCAAACAAGCTCTATACTCTGGTGACCTATGTTCCGGTCACCACGTTCAAAAATCTACAGTCAGTCAATGTGGATGAGAACTAG